A window of the Thalassospira sp. TSL5-1 genome harbors these coding sequences:
- a CDS encoding sigma-54 dependent transcriptional regulator — protein sequence MAHDILIVDDEEDIRSLIAGILEDEGYTTRAAASSQQALSEVAARRPTLVVLDIWMEGSEHDGIETLKLIQREHPEVPVVMISGHGNIETALEASRNGAYDFIEKPFNTDRLLLVVERAIEDARLRRENRELTLRAGGDVEIVGKTPSIVNLRQAIDRVARTGSRILISGPAGVGKEVVARLVHKNSARANGPFVVLNCANISPETMEDSLFGAVGNATREARTGMLEIAHGGTLLLDEVADMPLETQGKIVRVLQDQTFVRVGGSVPVSVDVRVIATTSRNLEEKIEEQKFRQDLYYRLNVVPLEVPPLVARRDDIPELADYFLSRYADATGLPRRTLSPEAIAALHAYDWPGNVRQLKNVIERLMIMAPGDSTQMISGKMLPSELFSDMPESLVFDKTSEIMALPLREARELFEKEYLQTQVDRFGGNISKTANFIGMERSALHRKLKSLGIYGDRVGD from the coding sequence ATGGCGCACGATATTTTAATCGTCGACGATGAAGAAGACATCCGGTCGCTCATTGCTGGCATTCTGGAAGACGAAGGTTACACCACCCGGGCTGCGGCATCGAGCCAGCAGGCCCTCTCTGAGGTTGCCGCACGGCGACCGACACTGGTGGTGCTTGATATCTGGATGGAGGGGAGCGAGCATGACGGGATCGAGACCTTAAAGCTGATCCAGCGCGAACATCCCGAAGTCCCTGTAGTCATGATTTCCGGTCACGGCAATATTGAAACCGCGCTTGAAGCATCGCGTAATGGTGCATACGATTTTATCGAAAAACCGTTTAATACGGACCGGTTATTGCTTGTTGTTGAACGGGCGATCGAGGATGCGCGCCTGCGCCGTGAAAACCGTGAACTGACACTTCGCGCTGGCGGCGATGTTGAAATTGTCGGAAAAACCCCTTCAATCGTTAATTTGCGCCAGGCGATTGACCGTGTCGCCCGTACCGGCAGCCGTATTCTTATTTCCGGCCCGGCCGGCGTTGGCAAAGAAGTGGTTGCACGGCTGGTTCACAAGAATTCAGCAAGGGCAAATGGTCCCTTTGTTGTGTTGAATTGCGCAAATATATCACCCGAGACGATGGAAGATTCGTTGTTTGGTGCGGTTGGCAATGCAACGCGTGAAGCGCGCACCGGAATGCTGGAAATCGCACATGGCGGCACTCTTTTGCTTGATGAAGTGGCTGATATGCCGCTTGAAACCCAGGGCAAAATTGTGCGGGTCCTGCAGGATCAAACCTTTGTGCGGGTCGGCGGTTCCGTACCGGTCAGTGTTGATGTGCGGGTAATCGCGACCACGTCGCGGAATCTCGAAGAAAAGATCGAAGAACAGAAATTTCGCCAGGATCTCTATTACCGGCTCAACGTTGTACCGCTTGAAGTGCCGCCACTGGTGGCCCGGCGGGATGATATTCCCGAACTGGCTGATTATTTCCTGTCGCGTTATGCTGATGCCACCGGTTTGCCCCGTCGTACCCTGTCCCCCGAAGCGATTGCCGCCCTGCATGCCTATGACTGGCCGGGAAATGTGCGTCAGCTTAAAAACGTGATCGAACGTTTGATGATCATGGCACCAGGCGACAGCACCCAGATGATCAGCGGCAAAATGCTGCCAAGTGAATTGTTTTCCGACATGCCTGAATCGCTTGTCTTTGATAAAACCAGCGAAATCATGGCCCTGCCTTTACGTGAAGCCCGCGAATTGTTTGAAAAGGAATATTTGCAAACACAAGTGGACAGATTTGGTGGCAATATTTCGAAAACTGCCAATTTTATCGGAATGGAACGTTCCGCTTTGCATAGAAAGCTCAAAAGCCTGGGAATTTACGGGGACCGTGTTGGCGATTGA
- a CDS encoding PAS domain-containing sensor histidine kinase, whose product MSLPVRQRRKAWQQSAFVKLLGRIAQSRKFAIGLVIAALISATVTYLAMTGTAPLRPDPRTIIILLNIDLILLLALATLVARKLVQIWVERRKGTAGAKLHTRLVLMFSLVAVTPAIIVAVFSALFLHFGIQGWFSDRIRTAVEESMVIAQAYLQEHQELIRADALATASDLQRLGVSFATDPNRLSRILTAQADARGLPEALIIDGSGKVIAQSDYSFSYDPEGAPVPQEVFDRARVNDVVLMLGDTEDRIRAVVRLDNFIDGFLLVGRFVDSSVLDRIEQARRAVKAYENLEGERSGIVVTFVMIFVIIAVVLLLAAVMLGLTVATRLVEPISQLINGAEKVRDGDLSFRVPLDGQGDELEALSRAFNRMTAQLDTQRAELIAANRLNDERRRFTEAILGGVTAGVIGLDADCRINLPNRSASELLGLDIDNKLGQPICEVIPEFNVLFDEAIKEGERSKPRQIEIRRDGLNLMLLARVTVERAGDRSIFGYVVTFDDVTELQNAQRMAAWADVARRIAHEIKNPLTPIQLSAERLRRKYLKEIQSDTEIFKTCIETIIRQVGDIGRMVDEFSSFARMPSPKMRNENLADLAKNALFLQQQAHSAIKYDFVIDDGIDTHIQCDSRQVNQCLINTLKNAAEAIAGRDKGDGDLPPGHIGVYIRPGNDPDQRIDIVIEDNGRGLPTEHRERLTEPYVTTRSKGTGLGLAIVKKIMEDHGGELILADREETGARVTLSFPKNSTKLTENSSDSDSLPPAV is encoded by the coding sequence ATGAGCTTACCCGTGCGCCAGCGCCGTAAGGCATGGCAGCAATCGGCATTTGTCAAATTGCTGGGACGGATTGCACAGTCGCGCAAATTTGCAATCGGACTGGTCATCGCCGCCCTGATTTCCGCGACAGTCACCTATCTTGCCATGACGGGAACGGCGCCATTACGGCCCGATCCACGTACCATTATTATCCTGCTTAATATCGACCTGATATTGCTTCTTGCACTGGCAACGTTGGTGGCGCGCAAGCTGGTGCAAATCTGGGTGGAGCGGCGCAAGGGAACCGCCGGGGCAAAGCTGCACACACGGCTGGTTTTGATGTTCAGTCTGGTTGCCGTAACGCCCGCCATTATTGTGGCCGTGTTTTCGGCCCTGTTTCTGCATTTTGGCATTCAGGGCTGGTTTAGCGACCGTATTCGCACGGCGGTTGAAGAAAGCATGGTCATTGCCCAAGCTTATCTTCAGGAACATCAGGAACTTATCCGCGCCGATGCCTTGGCAACCGCAAGCGATTTGCAGCGCCTTGGGGTTTCCTTTGCAACCGATCCCAACCGCTTGTCGCGCATATTGACGGCGCAGGCCGATGCCCGCGGTCTACCCGAAGCCCTGATCATTGATGGCAGCGGCAAGGTGATTGCCCAGTCCGATTACAGTTTTTCCTATGATCCCGAAGGGGCGCCCGTTCCACAGGAGGTCTTTGACCGGGCGCGGGTCAATGACGTTGTTCTGATGCTGGGCGATACCGAGGACCGCATTCGTGCCGTTGTGCGGCTGGATAATTTTATCGATGGCTTTTTGCTGGTGGGTCGGTTCGTTGACAGCAGCGTTCTTGATCGCATCGAACAGGCCCGACGTGCGGTTAAGGCCTATGAAAACCTTGAAGGTGAACGTTCCGGCATCGTCGTGACCTTTGTGATGATTTTTGTCATCATCGCTGTGGTCCTGTTGCTTGCTGCCGTGATGTTGGGCCTTACGGTTGCAACGCGGCTGGTGGAGCCGATCTCGCAATTGATTAACGGGGCCGAAAAGGTCCGTGACGGTGATTTGTCCTTCCGTGTACCGTTAGACGGGCAGGGAGACGAGCTGGAGGCCTTAAGCCGGGCCTTTAACCGGATGACAGCTCAGCTTGATACGCAACGTGCCGAACTGATTGCAGCGAATCGTCTGAATGACGAAAGACGGCGCTTCACCGAAGCTATTTTGGGTGGGGTGACAGCAGGTGTGATTGGTCTTGATGCCGATTGTCGCATTAATTTGCCAAACCGAAGTGCGTCGGAACTGTTGGGGCTGGATATTGACAACAAATTGGGGCAGCCCATTTGCGAGGTTATACCCGAATTTAACGTGCTTTTTGACGAGGCCATCAAGGAAGGAGAACGTTCCAAACCCCGCCAGATCGAAATTCGGCGTGACGGGCTAAACCTGATGTTACTTGCCCGAGTTACGGTCGAGCGTGCAGGGGATCGTTCCATTTTTGGCTATGTTGTAACCTTTGATGATGTGACTGAACTTCAGAATGCGCAGCGTATGGCGGCCTGGGCTGATGTTGCACGACGTATTGCACATGAAATCAAAAATCCGCTGACACCGATCCAACTTTCGGCGGAGAGGCTGCGTCGCAAATATCTTAAGGAAATTCAAAGCGATACCGAGATATTTAAAACCTGCATTGAAACCATCATCCGTCAGGTTGGCGATATTGGTCGAATGGTGGACGAGTTTTCGTCTTTTGCCCGAATGCCCAGCCCGAAAATGCGCAATGAAAATCTGGCTGACCTAGCTAAAAATGCCCTATTTTTGCAACAGCAGGCGCATTCAGCAATTAAATATGACTTTGTCATTGATGACGGGATCGATACGCATATCCAATGCGATTCCCGCCAGGTGAACCAGTGCCTGATCAATACCCTTAAAAATGCGGCAGAGGCCATTGCCGGGCGCGATAAAGGTGACGGCGACCTGCCGCCGGGGCATATTGGCGTTTATATTCGCCCAGGCAACGATCCGGATCAGCGGATTGATATTGTGATAGAGGATAACGGCAGGGGCTTGCCTACCGAACACCGCGAACGTTTGACCGAGCCTTATGTTACGACACGCAGCAAGGGAACCGGGCTTGGTCTGGCGATCGTTAAGAAAATCATGGAAGACCACGGCGGAGAGCTTATACTCGCCGACAGAGAAGAAACAGGCGCGCGAGTGACATTGTCTTTTCCAAAGAATTCTACAAAATTAACTGAAAATTCTTCGGACAGTGATAGTTTGCCGCCAGCCGTATGA
- the ntrC gene encoding nitrogen regulation protein NR(I) — MSAQPARILVADDDRAIRTVLTQALSRQGHEVRSTGHGKTLWDWIADGEGDLVITDVMMPDENGLDMVPRIRKLRPDLRVIVMSAQNTLLTAVKAAQRGAFEYLPKPFDLNELMGIVDRALETPVNQENAKPAGEEGDDRLPLIGRSAAMQEIYRSLARLMNTDLTVMVTGESGTGKELVARALHEYGSRRHGPFVAINMAAIPRELIESELFGHEKGAFTGANERKVGRFEQAEGGTLFLDEIGDMPLEAQTRLLRVLQEGEYTRVGGRTPIRVNVRIVAATHRDLRKLIREGSFREDLFYRLNVVPIRLPSLRERLEDIPELVNHFLAQASEQGLPRKTLSAEAMARLKAHRWPGNIRELENMVRRLTALYSQDMIGVDVIETEFAENSVAESAPAGEPQSLSESIERHVREYYDAHDDDLPSSGLYDRILREMERPLLTVTLEATRGNQVKAAEVLGLNRNTLRKKIRDLGLEVVRGAK; from the coding sequence ATGAGTGCGCAACCAGCCCGTATTCTTGTCGCCGATGATGATCGCGCCATTCGTACCGTTCTGACGCAGGCTCTGTCGCGGCAGGGCCACGAAGTTCGTAGCACCGGACACGGTAAAACCCTGTGGGACTGGATCGCGGATGGCGAGGGTGATCTGGTGATCACCGATGTGATGATGCCCGACGAAAATGGCCTGGATATGGTGCCGCGTATTCGCAAGCTGCGCCCCGATCTGCGTGTTATCGTCATGAGTGCGCAAAATACCCTGTTAACAGCGGTTAAAGCCGCCCAGCGCGGTGCGTTTGAATATCTTCCAAAACCCTTTGATTTGAACGAATTGATGGGAATTGTTGATCGTGCGCTTGAAACACCGGTAAATCAGGAAAATGCCAAACCGGCAGGCGAGGAGGGTGATGATCGCCTGCCGCTAATCGGCCGTTCCGCGGCAATGCAGGAAATTTATCGTTCGCTGGCGCGCCTGATGAATACTGACCTGACCGTGATGGTAACGGGCGAAAGCGGGACCGGTAAGGAACTGGTGGCACGCGCACTTCATGAATATGGATCGCGTCGGCACGGCCCGTTTGTTGCCATCAATATGGCCGCCATCCCGCGTGAATTGATTGAAAGCGAGCTTTTTGGTCATGAAAAAGGCGCCTTTACCGGTGCCAATGAACGCAAGGTAGGCCGGTTTGAGCAGGCCGAAGGTGGCACACTGTTTCTTGATGAAATCGGGGACATGCCGCTAGAGGCGCAAACCCGGCTTTTACGTGTCTTGCAGGAAGGCGAATATACCCGTGTTGGCGGTCGAACCCCCATTCGCGTCAATGTGCGAATTGTTGCCGCAACACACCGTGATTTACGCAAATTGATCCGCGAAGGCAGTTTCCGCGAGGATCTTTTCTATCGGTTGAATGTGGTTCCCATTCGTTTGCCCAGCCTGCGTGAACGCCTTGAAGATATCCCGGAACTGGTCAATCATTTTCTTGCCCAGGCAAGCGAGCAGGGCCTGCCACGCAAAACCCTGTCTGCTGAAGCAATGGCACGCCTGAAGGCGCATCGCTGGCCCGGTAACATTCGCGAGCTTGAGAATATGGTGCGGCGTTTAACCGCGCTCTATTCGCAGGACATGATTGGCGTTGACGTGATTGAAACCGAGTTTGCGGAAAACAGCGTGGCAGAATCGGCCCCGGCTGGTGAACCGCAATCGCTTTCGGAATCAATTGAGCGGCATGTGCGTGAATATTATGACGCCCATGACGATGATTTGCCTTCCAGTGGTCTGTATGACCGCATTTTGCGCGAAATGGAACGCCCACTATTAACCGTGACGCTTGAGGCAACTCGGGGTAATCAGGTGAAGGCGGCCGAAGTTTTGGGGCTTAACCGCAATACCTTACGCAAGAAAATCCGGGATCTGGGTTTGGAAGTGGTACGGGGCGCAAAATGA
- a CDS encoding nitrogen regulation protein NR(II) produces MRLGFGKGYSVDPAGVLNAIASAVVVADRDGKIRFVNQASEQLFNTSAAVLCRSNLKDFIPEDSPVFSLVAQAIDEATLVADHDLLIESPKIGRHAVNLTVGSMADETGCAVLTFEPRSIAQKIDNQLLSRNSARSVSAMAAILAHEIKNPLSGIRGAAQLIEQTATEDDRVLTRLICDEADRIVNLVDRMEIFSDKPLERGAVNIHTVLEHVRRLAENGFGHNLHFEEIYDPSLPPVYGNRDQLIQVFLNLVKNAAEAVQSETGLITISTRYQHGVRLAVAGGDTRVHLPLVVSVRDNGPGIPPDMRESLFDPFVTTKPTGSGLGLALVAKIIADHGGVIEVKDVPTGGAEFQIMLPIYHRTLAEDIQANQKDSWIKEETL; encoded by the coding sequence ATGAGGCTAGGCTTTGGCAAGGGATATTCTGTTGATCCCGCTGGCGTTTTGAACGCCATTGCCAGTGCAGTTGTGGTTGCTGATCGGGATGGCAAAATACGCTTTGTCAACCAGGCGAGCGAACAACTGTTTAACACCAGTGCGGCAGTATTATGCCGCAGCAACCTCAAAGATTTCATTCCGGAAGACAGCCCCGTTTTCTCGCTTGTTGCGCAGGCGATTGATGAGGCGACGCTTGTTGCTGACCATGACCTGCTGATCGAGAGCCCGAAAATTGGGCGCCATGCCGTTAATTTAACGGTTGGATCAATGGCGGATGAAACGGGGTGTGCCGTTTTAACATTCGAACCACGTTCGATTGCGCAAAAAATTGATAACCAGTTGCTGAGCCGTAATTCGGCACGATCTGTCAGTGCGATGGCCGCCATTTTAGCCCATGAAATCAAAAATCCGCTGTCAGGCATCCGGGGGGCCGCCCAGTTGATCGAACAGACGGCAACCGAAGATGACCGGGTATTGACCCGCTTGATTTGTGATGAAGCCGACCGGATTGTGAACCTGGTTGACCGCATGGAAATATTTTCGGACAAGCCGCTGGAGCGCGGTGCGGTCAATATTCATACGGTGCTGGAACATGTGCGTCGCCTGGCCGAAAATGGTTTTGGTCATAACCTGCATTTTGAAGAAATCTATGACCCGTCCTTACCGCCGGTTTATGGTAACCGCGATCAGCTGATCCAGGTGTTTTTAAATCTGGTGAAAAACGCGGCCGAGGCAGTACAGTCCGAAACAGGTTTGATTACGATTTCCACCCGCTATCAACATGGTGTACGCCTTGCAGTTGCAGGCGGCGATACCCGTGTGCATTTGCCGCTGGTGGTTTCCGTTCGTGATAATGGCCCGGGGATTCCGCCCGATATGCGCGAAAGCCTGTTTGATCCCTTCGTCACCACCAAGCCTACCGGGTCCGGTTTGGGGTTGGCTTTGGTTGCGAAAATCATTGCCGATCATGGCGGCGTGATCGAGGTAAAAGACGTGCCGACAGGCGGGGCGGAATTTCAAATTATGCTGCCGATCTATCATCGGACCCTGGCAGAAGATATTCAAGCCAATCAGAAAGATAGCTGGATCAAGGAAGAAACACTATGA
- the dusB gene encoding tRNA dihydrouridine synthase DusB: MSLQIGSVTVPENVVLAPMSGVTDLPFRQQVRRFGDHLVVSEMIASDAMTRIQQHQKEVRKMHGDCAAESPLSVQLAGTEPSEMAEAAKMNEARGAMIIDINMGCPAKKVTKGYAGSALMRQEKLAAEIMEATVNAVKVPVTLKMRLGWDDDDRNAPRLARIAEDLGIQMLTIHGRTRCQFYKGEADWDAITDVKAAVSIPVIGNGDVQSEEDAAELLRRSGTDGVMIGRGVQGRPWFLKQVSHYLKTGTKLPSPTLEQQLETILAHYDAILDHHGLIPGYRIARKHLGWYCNGLRDATEFRRTVNVLDDPVQVKDAIRAFYEPKIETELRECAA, from the coding sequence ATGTCTTTGCAGATCGGTTCTGTGACCGTGCCGGAAAATGTTGTTCTGGCACCGATGTCAGGTGTTACTGACCTCCCATTTCGTCAGCAGGTGCGCCGTTTTGGTGATCATCTCGTTGTGTCGGAAATGATTGCGTCGGACGCCATGACCCGTATTCAGCAGCATCAGAAAGAAGTGCGTAAAATGCACGGCGATTGTGCAGCCGAAAGCCCGCTTTCGGTGCAGTTGGCCGGCACCGAACCGTCAGAAATGGCCGAAGCGGCGAAAATGAATGAAGCCCGTGGAGCCATGATCATTGATATCAATATGGGCTGCCCGGCAAAGAAAGTGACCAAGGGATATGCCGGTTCAGCCCTGATGCGCCAGGAAAAGCTGGCTGCCGAGATCATGGAAGCAACCGTAAATGCGGTGAAGGTGCCCGTTACCCTTAAAATGCGCCTTGGCTGGGATGACGATGACCGCAATGCGCCGCGTCTGGCTCGTATTGCCGAGGACTTGGGAATACAGATGTTGACTATTCATGGTCGCACGCGCTGCCAGTTCTATAAGGGCGAGGCGGACTGGGATGCGATTACTGACGTCAAGGCCGCCGTGTCCATACCGGTCATTGGTAATGGCGATGTGCAAAGCGAAGAAGACGCCGCAGAGCTTTTGCGACGGTCCGGTACCGATGGCGTTATGATTGGTCGGGGCGTGCAGGGGCGGCCCTGGTTTTTAAAGCAGGTTTCCCATTATCTGAAAACGGGAACAAAACTGCCGTCACCGACGCTCGAACAGCAGCTTGAAACCATTTTGGCCCATTATGATGCAATATTGGATCATCACGGGCTCATTCCCGGTTATCGCATCGCGCGAAAGCATCTTGGCTGGTATTGCAACGGTTTGCGCGACGCAACCGAGTTTCGCCGAACTGTTAATGTGCTGGATGATCCGGTTCAGGTTAAAGATGCCATTCGTGCCTTTTATGAACCCAAAATTGAAACCGAATTACGTGAATGTGCCGCCTGA
- the ccsA gene encoding cytochrome c biogenesis protein CcsA produces the protein MFATAIHILSLLPLTCQIMRREPQRDFWFYASIGVGIAGTIAVLSLTGEAVQSRGFSAALHWSELTVLFIFGGVATCVLHQQVWRLGGYVGAYLILFGVVAAIFESIGGAAPGQVEEQVLYSAWLWVHIGTSLITYALVTIAAIAAMAYVVQENALKNRRPNRWSRRLPPLRDSELMLISYLKWSAWVLVVGIVTGFALRQIEGTALWTIDHKMLLTLSGFAVICTLIWIHERSSLRGRMAVRFVLGAWLLLTLAFPGVRFVTVYLLG, from the coding sequence ATGTTCGCCACCGCCATTCATATTCTGTCCCTTTTGCCCCTGACATGCCAGATCATGCGGCGTGAGCCACAGCGTGATTTCTGGTTTTATGCCTCGATCGGTGTGGGTATTGCAGGAACCATCGCGGTATTAAGCCTGACGGGCGAGGCTGTGCAATCGCGCGGGTTTTCTGCTGCCTTGCATTGGTCGGAGTTAACGGTGCTGTTTATCTTCGGGGGTGTTGCGACCTGTGTGCTCCATCAGCAGGTTTGGCGACTGGGCGGTTATGTTGGGGCATACCTGATCCTGTTTGGCGTTGTTGCCGCCATTTTCGAATCTATCGGCGGTGCCGCACCGGGCCAGGTTGAGGAACAGGTGCTTTATTCCGCCTGGTTGTGGGTGCATATAGGAACATCCCTGATCACTTATGCGCTTGTTACCATCGCAGCCATTGCGGCAATGGCCTATGTCGTGCAGGAAAATGCCCTTAAAAACCGGCGCCCCAACCGCTGGAGCAGGCGTTTGCCGCCATTGCGCGATAGTGAGCTGATGTTGATCAGCTATCTTAAATGGTCTGCCTGGGTGCTTGTCGTTGGTATTGTCACTGGTTTTGCCCTGCGTCAGATAGAAGGCACCGCTTTATGGACAATTGATCATAAAATGCTGCTGACGCTGTCGGGTTTTGCCGTTATCTGCACCCTGATCTGGATACATGAACGATCCAGTTTGCGCGGGCGCATGGCGGTAAGGTTTGTGCTGGGCGCGTGGTTGTTACTAACGCTGGCATTTCCGGGGGTGCGTTTCGTAACGGTCTATCTTTTGGGGTGA
- a CDS encoding bifunctional 2-C-methyl-D-erythritol 4-phosphate cytidylyltransferase/2-C-methyl-D-erythritol 2,4-cyclodiphosphate synthase: protein MNKKISVVIVAAGSGSRFGDPLPKQYHHIGDKTLLRHSIEAFMQLCPAHHIQVVYNPLHQNHLDAAIGDLITGKGLRPAVAGGATRQQSVLNGLRALSDVTPDYVLVHDAARPGIDPDVIYRVLDALQDHKGAIPGIAVHDTIKQCDDDKVILRTIARDTLMRAQTPQGFDFNALLMAHTKFEGQEMTDDASLLEQLGIPVKCVPGSERNDKITRRDDIARLSEYLTPENPPENPLKEHAMIAEEYRTGTGFDVHRFAPGDACMLCGVSVPHKARLEGHSDADVGLHALTDAILGAIAAGDIGQHFPPSDPQWKGAASDQFLKHAANLVAQRNGRIVNVDVTLICERPKIGPHTPAMRQAIATILSIDIDRVNVKATTSERLGFTGREEGIAAQAVASIALPRTA from the coding sequence ATGAACAAAAAAATCTCGGTTGTCATCGTTGCTGCCGGTAGCGGTAGCAGATTTGGTGATCCGCTGCCAAAACAATATCATCACATAGGTGACAAAACGCTTCTGCGTCATAGCATCGAAGCGTTCATGCAGCTTTGCCCAGCCCATCATATTCAGGTTGTTTATAATCCCCTGCATCAAAATCATCTGGACGCCGCGATTGGCGATTTGATAACGGGCAAAGGGTTGCGTCCAGCTGTTGCCGGTGGTGCCACGCGACAGCAATCAGTGCTCAACGGCTTGCGTGCCCTGAGCGATGTCACACCGGATTATGTCCTTGTGCACGATGCGGCCCGCCCCGGCATTGATCCTGATGTCATTTACCGCGTTCTTGATGCCTTGCAAGATCACAAAGGGGCCATTCCCGGCATTGCCGTGCATGACACCATTAAACAATGCGATGATGACAAGGTCATTTTGCGTACCATTGCGCGTGATACCCTGATGCGGGCGCAAACGCCGCAGGGATTTGACTTTAACGCCCTTCTGATGGCCCACACCAAATTCGAGGGCCAGGAAATGACAGATGATGCCAGCCTGCTTGAGCAACTGGGTATCCCTGTCAAATGTGTGCCCGGCAGTGAGCGGAACGATAAAATCACCCGACGCGACGACATTGCCCGGCTGAGCGAATATTTAACCCCGGAAAATCCCCCCGAAAATCCCCTGAAAGAGCACGCCATGATTGCAGAAGAATATCGCACCGGCACCGGCTTTGATGTCCATCGCTTTGCACCGGGTGATGCCTGCATGTTATGTGGTGTCTCGGTACCGCATAAGGCCCGGCTAGAGGGACATTCCGATGCCGATGTTGGCCTGCATGCCCTGACCGATGCCATTTTAGGCGCAATCGCTGCCGGGGATATTGGCCAGCACTTCCCGCCCAGTGATCCGCAATGGAAAGGTGCGGCATCGGACCAGTTTTTAAAACATGCAGCCAACCTGGTTGCCCAGCGTAACGGGCGCATTGTGAATGTCGATGTGACGCTGATTTGCGAACGCCCGAAAATCGGCCCGCATACGCCAGCCATGCGCCAGGCCATTGCTACTATCCTGTCCATCGACATTGACCGCGTCAATGTAAAGGCCACCACGTCCGAACGTTTGGGTTTTACCGGCCGCGAAGAAGGCATTGCCGCACAGGCCGTCGCCAGTATCGCGCTTCCCCGCACGGCATAA
- a CDS encoding septation protein A — protein MNHVTKLVLEMGPLVLFFAINSITHNLMTATLVFVVATVVALAVSFLINRTIPMMPLIGGFFVIIFGGLTLYLQDELFIKIKPTIVNLMFAAILFGGLAMGKLFLKLVLETAFQVTDAGWRTLTWRWGLFFVVLAIANEVVWRNFGTDFWVAFKVWAVTPITLLFGLAQVPVILKYQLPEEEKAEA, from the coding sequence ATGAACCATGTAACCAAACTGGTCCTGGAAATGGGGCCGCTGGTGCTGTTTTTTGCAATTAACAGCATTACACATAATCTGATGACGGCAACGCTGGTTTTTGTTGTGGCGACAGTCGTTGCGCTTGCTGTGTCGTTTCTGATCAACCGTACCATTCCGATGATGCCACTTATCGGTGGTTTTTTTGTTATTATTTTCGGTGGTTTAACGCTGTATCTTCAAGATGAGCTTTTCATCAAGATCAAGCCGACCATCGTGAATTTGATGTTTGCGGCCATTCTGTTTGGTGGTCTTGCGATGGGAAAGCTGTTTTTGAAACTCGTTTTGGAAACGGCGTTTCAGGTAACGGATGCAGGCTGGCGTACTTTGACCTGGCGTTGGGGCCTGTTTTTTGTGGTGCTGGCCATTGCCAACGAGGTGGTCTGGCGCAATTTTGGTACCGACTTTTGGGTTGCCTTTAAGGTTTGGGCCGTTACCCCCATCACATTGCTGTTTGGGTTGGCCCAAGTGCCGGTAATTTTAAAATATCAATTGCCGGAAGAAGAAAAAGCGGAAGCCTGA
- the cutA gene encoding divalent-cation tolerance protein CutA, translating into MTNIKTNALEMVMAYVTVPDMDCARKIARSALGARLAACANILPSMTSVYEWNGEVEEASETVLLLKTEKQIFSKLQAHVLDIHPYDTPCVLEVPLGRINDGYAAWLHQQVS; encoded by the coding sequence ATGACAAATATCAAAACCAATGCGCTTGAAATGGTAATGGCTTATGTCACGGTGCCGGATATGGATTGTGCACGCAAAATCGCCCGTTCCGCGCTCGGCGCAAGGCTGGCGGCCTGCGCCAACATTTTACCGTCAATGACATCGGTTTATGAATGGAATGGCGAAGTGGAAGAGGCAAGTGAAACTGTTTTGCTGCTGAAAACCGAAAAACAGATATTTTCCAAATTGCAGGCCCATGTGCTGGACATTCATCCTTATGATACCCCTTGTGTACTTGAAGTGCCGCTTGGCCGGATTAATGATGGCTATGCGGCCTGGCTGCACCAACAAGTGAGCTGA